The following are encoded in a window of Ruminiclostridium herbifermentans genomic DNA:
- a CDS encoding hydrogenase produces MYNNALNLLSILILISSFVLIANKRQNSYISTFRFQSLLLASISLLVSIRGMLVHKKFDEVFIIFLLIVLFKVILIPMVLKRTSQKVEYTVEKDFFINIPISMLICGGLVVLSWYVIYSIEGITNLDTKNYLIYSMSVVMIGLFFMISRKKAIGQIVGFLVIENGMFLAAMLTTEGMPMFVEFGLFFDLLTAFLIMGIFVFKINDTFESIDINKLKNLKG; encoded by the coding sequence ATGTACAACAATGCTTTAAACCTTTTATCAATATTAATATTGATTTCTTCATTTGTTTTAATTGCAAATAAGAGACAAAATTCCTATATATCAACTTTTAGGTTTCAATCATTACTGCTTGCTTCAATATCACTTTTAGTATCAATTCGCGGTATGCTTGTACATAAGAAGTTTGACGAAGTTTTTATAATATTTTTATTAATAGTTTTGTTTAAAGTAATTTTAATTCCAATGGTTTTAAAAAGGACATCACAAAAGGTAGAATATACAGTTGAAAAAGACTTTTTCATTAATATTCCTATTTCAATGCTTATTTGTGGCGGGTTAGTCGTGCTTAGCTGGTATGTGATATATAGTATTGAAGGAATTACAAATCTAGATACCAAGAATTATTTGATATATTCAATGTCAGTTGTTATGATAGGATTGTTTTTTATGATAAGCAGAAAAAAGGCAATTGGTCAGATTGTTGGATTCTTAGTTATAGAAAATGGTATGTTTTTAGCTGCCATGTTGACTACAGAAGGTATGCCAATGTTTGTTGAATTTGGGCTGTTTTTTGACCTACTTACAGCTTTTCTGATAATGGGTATATTTGTGTTTAAGATTAATGATACATTTGAATCAATAGATATTAATAAGCTAAAGAATTTAAAAGGTTAG
- a CDS encoding NADH-quinone oxidoreductase subunit C encodes MVSEAIFEAINRLLSSHAIESKLLNENEIYSEVTQASIKDDCISIYNNIDCVLIDLFGNDTSQINNSITIYYTFAVRSSNTLITLYVKLDKKSSLHIDSIAKEIPAASLYEREIQDMFGVSFVNSLDSRELVHHGNFPLNVHPLNKDFKANTRLNFEKREQSYTSISGTGVFEVAVGPVHAGIIEPGHFRFSVAGEPIINLEAKLYYTHRGLEKLSENENYMKVLLFSERISGDETFTNSLAYCQAIEKINGITYLPERALYSRTIFAEFERICSHLGDISGLCVDTGYIFANGQFAMMRRWIQVLCEQLTGSRFLRNTNKPGGLRKDFIRNNEKLIIDCLNNLDKEFRETVNIVKNNGMFIDRVEHTGILSNAIAVDLNAVGPGGRASGINTDVRKEFPYAAYSKLKFNVPQHNNCDINCRMNVKIEEIIESISIIRQALDKMPEEGSISIDIGNLKPYSYAFGMTESPRGENIHFVMTGENNTILRYKVRTPSFCNWPVLCHAVNTNTLTDFPLINKSFNLSYAGNDL; translated from the coding sequence GTGGTTTCCGAAGCTATTTTTGAAGCAATAAATAGATTATTATCATCACATGCAATTGAAAGCAAATTGCTTAATGAAAATGAGATATATTCAGAGGTTACACAAGCATCTATTAAAGATGACTGCATTAGTATTTATAATAATATTGACTGTGTGCTTATTGATTTATTTGGTAATGACACCTCTCAAATTAATAATAGCATAACTATTTATTATACCTTTGCAGTTAGGTCATCTAATACACTAATTACCTTATACGTTAAGCTTGACAAAAAAAGCTCACTGCATATTGACTCAATTGCAAAGGAAATTCCTGCTGCAAGCTTGTATGAAAGAGAGATACAAGACATGTTTGGAGTTTCATTTGTTAATTCATTAGATAGCAGAGAATTAGTGCATCATGGAAATTTTCCGCTGAATGTTCATCCGTTAAATAAGGATTTTAAAGCAAATACTAGATTGAATTTTGAAAAGAGGGAGCAAAGTTATACCAGTATTTCTGGTACAGGAGTATTTGAAGTTGCCGTAGGACCTGTTCATGCAGGAATAATTGAGCCTGGACATTTTAGGTTTAGTGTGGCAGGAGAGCCAATAATTAATCTTGAGGCAAAGCTATATTACACTCACCGTGGACTAGAAAAGTTGTCAGAGAATGAAAATTATATGAAAGTACTTTTGTTTTCTGAAAGAATTTCGGGCGATGAGACTTTTACAAATTCTTTAGCTTATTGTCAGGCAATTGAAAAAATTAATGGAATAACCTATCTTCCTGAAAGAGCACTTTACTCTAGAACTATATTTGCAGAGTTTGAGCGCATTTGCAGTCATCTTGGAGATATTTCAGGTCTATGTGTTGATACAGGCTATATTTTTGCAAATGGACAATTTGCTATGATGAGACGTTGGATACAGGTTTTATGCGAACAGCTGACTGGAAGTAGATTCTTAAGAAATACAAATAAACCAGGAGGTTTAAGAAAAGATTTTATAAGAAATAATGAAAAATTAATTATTGATTGCTTAAATAATTTAGATAAAGAGTTTAGAGAAACAGTAAATATTGTTAAAAATAATGGTATGTTTATTGATAGAGTTGAACACACTGGAATTTTATCTAATGCTATTGCTGTTGATTTAAATGCTGTTGGGCCTGGTGGCAGAGCTAGCGGTATTAATACTGATGTTAGAAAAGAATTCCCGTATGCTGCATATTCAAAGCTTAAATTTAATGTACCTCAACATAATAATTGCGACATTAATTGCAGGATGAATGTTAAAATTGAGGAAATTATTGAGTCTATAAGTATTATTAGACAAGCTCTTGATAAAATGCCAGAGGAAGGTTCTATTTCTATTGACATAGGAAATCTTAAGCCTTATTCTTATGCCTTTGGTATGACTGAGTCACCCAGAGGAGAAAACATTCATTTTGTTATGACAGGTGAAAATAATACTATTTTAAGATATAAAGTAAGGACACCGTCATTTTGCAATTGGCCTGTACTATGCCATGCAGTTAACACTAATACATTAACTGATTTTCCACTAATAAATAAGAGTTTCAATCTTTCATATGCTGGAAATGATTTGTAA
- the nuoB gene encoding NADH-quinone oxidoreductase subunit NuoB produces the protein MHNIIKKMFQHGTVTVDYPKKPIKSSYITGVPEFYYTKCKRCSKCINSCPTGAIALVDNDKQKEKSPAVNIDECIFCRFCEDACPNKAVLLSNKFELAQKSRAALRATPLLVQDDVVKDLDYELLGRQLKEKVKKFYGKSLNIREVDAGSCNGCDYELNALGSPYNDLERLGIQFVASPRHADMLMVTGCVTRNMEEALIKTYNATPSPKLVIAVGACACSGGIFKNSYAGRNGVDCVLPVDVYIPGCPPRPQALIYGILKAIGRL, from the coding sequence ATGCATAATATAATTAAAAAGATGTTTCAACATGGTACTGTTACTGTTGATTACCCTAAAAAGCCAATAAAGAGTTCATATATTACTGGTGTACCAGAATTTTATTATACTAAATGCAAAAGGTGCTCAAAGTGCATTAATTCATGTCCAACTGGAGCAATTGCTTTAGTTGATAATGACAAGCAGAAAGAAAAATCGCCTGCTGTAAATATTGACGAATGCATTTTCTGCAGATTTTGTGAAGATGCGTGTCCAAATAAAGCAGTATTACTTTCAAACAAGTTTGAACTGGCACAGAAAAGCAGAGCAGCTTTAAGAGCAACACCATTATTAGTTCAAGACGATGTTGTTAAGGATTTAGATTATGAGTTATTAGGCAGGCAATTAAAGGAGAAAGTAAAAAAGTTTTATGGTAAGAGCCTAAATATCAGAGAAGTAGATGCTGGTTCTTGTAATGGCTGCGATTATGAACTAAATGCTTTAGGATCTCCCTATAATGATTTAGAACGTTTAGGAATTCAATTTGTGGCTTCACCTAGGCATGCTGATATGTTAATGGTAACTGGCTGCGTAACCAGAAATATGGAGGAAGCACTCATAAAGACATATAATGCAACACCTTCACCAAAACTAGTTATTGCTGTAGGTGCATGTGCTTGCAGTGGCGGTATATTTAAAAACAGCTATGCAGGCAGAAATGGCGTAGATTGTGTATTGCCTGTAGATGTATATATACCAGGATGTCCCCCTAGGCCTCAAGCATTAATATATGGTATATTAAAAGCAATAGGTAGGCTTTAA
- a CDS encoding proton-conducting transporter membrane subunit — translation MTANNIIIFFIICVLIYLIGGLSSLFTFSIPKLSNRLSNTCAMIASGFLSILMTYKLLILKDTPLEFKYSNNIPFLTISFKIDNLAAFFILVIAIISFIVSLFSYTYMSHYFFKRNISIFGLLYNLFIISMILLVSSSNLLLFLVFWEIMSLVSYFLVNYESEKKEVQRASRIYIIMTYAGTAFITAAFGLMAYFTKSFSFDFSNIANTSIPSNYANLIFIFLLIGFGTKAGIIPMHIWLPYAHPVAPSNISALMSGVMIKMSVYGLLRVILDLLPDNPMWWGVITLIVGSASAIFGIAYSVASTINIKRLLAYSSIENMGLIFCGIGMFLISRAADNSFLLVMALTATLLHTLNHAVFKSLLFMGAGAIQYSAHTKDMEKLGGLIKKMPIASIFIFIGCLTISAVPPFNGFISEFIIFQTIINSIVWFANNSSIIILFMIVAAALSLTGALVAFCFVKMFGISFLGMPRTSNAENVKEPEKPMLVALGISSCLCLALGIFSKYTISIIDNISYEFLNLKLLSTDWSLTKFVHYPIGENKLDISVGLLSILIFVLSSIVILIVYSLRKRTSVERYNTWDCGFTKITPKMQYSATGFSKSIRIILRGIFKPNRDLVITEGHGPYYIKKGIYTMSTEKVFEKYFYVPIIKFIINFSRNYRFKIQTGSIHTYLLYFFSILVLMLLYYSFMA, via the coding sequence ATGACAGCAAATAATATAATTATTTTTTTTATCATATGCGTGTTAATATATTTAATTGGTGGACTCTCTTCTTTATTTACGTTCTCGATACCCAAATTATCTAATAGATTATCTAATACATGTGCAATGATTGCTAGTGGATTTTTAAGCATATTAATGACTTATAAATTATTAATTTTGAAGGACACACCTTTAGAATTTAAATATTCAAATAATATCCCGTTTCTTACAATTAGCTTTAAAATTGATAATTTAGCTGCTTTTTTTATTTTAGTCATCGCAATTATTTCATTTATAGTTTCTTTGTTTTCATATACATATATGTCTCATTACTTTTTTAAAAGAAATATTTCTATATTTGGACTTTTATATAATCTCTTTATTATTTCCATGATTCTTTTAGTATCAAGCAGTAACTTGCTTTTATTTTTAGTATTTTGGGAAATTATGTCCTTGGTTTCATACTTTTTGGTTAATTATGAAAGTGAAAAAAAAGAAGTCCAAAGGGCTAGCAGAATATATATTATAATGACATATGCAGGAACAGCCTTTATAACTGCAGCTTTTGGTTTAATGGCATATTTTACAAAAAGTTTTAGCTTTGATTTTTCTAATATTGCCAATACCTCAATTCCAAGTAACTATGCAAATTTAATATTTATATTTTTACTTATAGGTTTTGGAACTAAAGCAGGAATAATACCAATGCATATTTGGCTGCCATATGCTCACCCTGTTGCGCCTAGTAACATATCGGCATTAATGTCAGGTGTAATGATAAAAATGTCTGTATATGGTTTGCTAAGAGTCATTTTGGACTTATTACCAGATAATCCAATGTGGTGGGGAGTTATAACGTTAATAGTTGGCTCTGCTTCAGCAATATTTGGAATTGCATATTCAGTTGCATCTACTATAAATATTAAAAGGTTACTGGCTTATTCGAGTATTGAAAATATGGGGCTAATATTCTGTGGAATTGGTATGTTTCTTATTTCTAGAGCTGCTGATAATTCCTTTTTACTTGTAATGGCATTGACAGCTACACTTTTACATACTTTAAATCATGCAGTTTTTAAATCTTTATTATTTATGGGTGCTGGAGCGATACAATATAGTGCTCATACCAAAGATATGGAGAAGTTAGGCGGATTAATAAAGAAGATGCCAATTGCATCAATCTTTATATTTATAGGATGTTTGACTATTTCTGCTGTACCTCCTTTTAATGGCTTTATAAGTGAATTTATTATTTTCCAAACTATTATAAATAGTATCGTTTGGTTTGCTAATAATTCATCTATAATTATTTTGTTTATGATTGTAGCAGCTGCTTTATCTTTGACAGGTGCTTTAGTTGCTTTTTGTTTTGTAAAGATGTTTGGTATTTCTTTTTTAGGTATGCCTAGAACTAGTAATGCTGAGAATGTGAAAGAACCAGAAAAGCCAATGTTAGTGGCTCTTGGTATTTCATCTTGTCTTTGTTTGGCTTTGGGTATTTTTTCAAAGTATACAATCAGCATAATAGATAATATAAGTTATGAGTTTTTAAATTTAAAGCTATTATCTACTGATTGGTCATTGACGAAGTTTGTACATTATCCTATAGGTGAGAATAAGCTAGATATATCTGTTGGGTTATTATCAATTTTAATATTTGTATTGTCTAGCATTGTTATACTAATAGTGTATTCATTACGAAAAAGAACTTCTGTGGAACGCTATAATACATGGGATTGTGGATTTACAAAAATTACTCCTAAAATGCAGTATTCAGCAACAGGCTTTTCAAAATCGATCAGAATTATCCTAAGAGGAATATTTAAACCCAATAGGGATTTAGTTATTACAGAAGGACATGGCCCTTATTACATAAAGAAAGGAATATACACCATGTCAACTGAAAAGGTATTTGAGAAATATTTCTATGTTCCAATTATAAAGTTCATAATTAATTTTTCCAGGAATTATAGATTTAAAATACAAACTGGTAGCATACATACTTATTTGCTTTATTTCTTCAGTATTTTAGTATTAATGTTACTTTACTATTCATTTATGGCGTAA
- a CDS encoding hydrogenase 4 subunit F: MIFAFLAIPVIAGGLVWITKNKTVIHLTNLIGALLILISSIAALIEINKFKAVTSTGIFKDLFYIDSLSGYILLITTLAFFLVSLFSISYFGEELKRNVITLKKLKLYYSLSNAFVLAMILALITQNMGVMWIAIEATTLASAFLVGFYNNKRSIEAAWKYLIICSVGIAFAMLGIILLYYSSTITQVGNKISGLNWNFLLQNASSLDPSILKIAFIFILIGFGTKVGFSPMHTWLPDAHSQAPSPVSALLSGVLLNTAIYGIIRVLSIVNTCLGNNNYTGNLLLLLGILSIATAAMFVLVQQDYKRILAYSSIEHMGIIALGLGICTPVSIFAAMYHTFNHAMTKSMLFLATGNVYLKYHTKKIAGIRGLIKTMPVTGIVFVLGVFAITGMPPFGIFMSEFSTVVGAIQSKKYIIAMLLLLFLAVIFAGFVKQISKMFYGNNPNSEIEKGELDFISSSVLIVLLCIIIFVGIYIPAPLKSLMDACTEIVLGGI, translated from the coding sequence ATGATTTTTGCATTTTTAGCTATTCCTGTAATAGCAGGTGGGTTAGTATGGATAACAAAAAATAAAACTGTAATACATTTAACTAATTTAATAGGAGCATTGTTAATTTTAATTTCTTCGATAGCAGCACTAATAGAGATTAATAAGTTTAAAGCAGTTACAAGCACTGGAATATTTAAGGATTTATTTTATATTGATTCATTAAGCGGTTATATATTATTAATTACAACTTTGGCATTTTTTTTAGTTTCATTATTTTCCATAAGTTATTTTGGAGAAGAGTTAAAAAGAAATGTAATTACATTAAAAAAGCTAAAACTTTATTATAGTCTCTCTAATGCATTTGTTTTGGCAATGATTTTAGCCTTAATAACACAAAACATGGGTGTAATGTGGATTGCAATTGAGGCAACCACCCTTGCATCTGCTTTTTTAGTAGGTTTTTATAACAATAAAAGATCCATAGAAGCTGCGTGGAAATACCTAATAATTTGTTCAGTGGGTATAGCATTTGCAATGTTAGGTATTATTTTACTTTATTATTCATCAACTATAACGCAAGTAGGAAACAAGATTTCCGGACTAAACTGGAATTTCTTACTGCAGAATGCTTCATCCCTTGACCCAAGTATTTTAAAAATAGCATTTATATTTATATTAATAGGTTTTGGAACAAAAGTTGGTTTTTCTCCTATGCATACATGGCTCCCAGATGCTCATAGTCAAGCACCATCACCTGTAAGTGCACTACTATCAGGAGTGCTTTTAAATACTGCAATATATGGTATCATAAGAGTTTTATCTATTGTCAACACATGCCTTGGAAATAATAACTATACAGGAAATCTGCTTTTATTACTTGGAATATTGTCCATAGCGACAGCTGCTATGTTTGTTTTAGTACAGCAAGACTACAAAAGAATCTTAGCATATTCTAGTATCGAGCATATGGGAATTATTGCTTTAGGTTTAGGTATATGTACGCCAGTAAGTATTTTCGCAGCAATGTATCATACCTTTAATCATGCTATGACAAAATCAATGCTTTTCTTGGCAACTGGAAATGTTTATTTGAAGTATCATACTAAAAAAATAGCTGGCATACGTGGACTTATTAAAACAATGCCAGTAACAGGTATAGTTTTTGTTCTTGGTGTTTTCGCAATAACGGGTATGCCGCCATTTGGTATTTTTATGAGTGAATTTAGCACAGTGGTAGGGGCTATACAGTCAAAAAAATACATAATTGCTATGCTGCTTTTATTATTTTTAGCAGTTATATTTGCAGGATTTGTTAAACAGATAAGTAAAATGTTTTATGGCAATAACCCAAACTCCGAAATAGAAAAAGGTGAGTTGGACTTCATTAGTTCATCAGTTCTTATAGTTTTGTTATGCATTATAATTTTTGTGGGAATATATATACCTGCCCCATTGAAGTCATTAATGGATGCCTGTACTGAAATTGTTTTAGGAGGGATATAA
- a CDS encoding respiratory chain complex I subunit 1 family protein gives MITSILKLIVQIIIILLIAPIFTGVIKVLKAKAQHKIGPSIFQPYYNLIKLFKKDLVVSNTSSWIYNVAPYIYFVTSLTALLCLPLVNQLVGFTFYTDLLIIVYLFVAGRVFMALAGLDTGSAFGGMGSSREMLVSALAEPALFIIIITVSARTDIASTNVSSIYNYMVNHTELAFTPINLLLFVSMLMVLIAESSRIPVDDPSTHLELTMVHEAMVLEYSGRHLAFIELGTHIKQLVFMTFMANILIPVGFNVANIFLGFGIYLLKIFVITILVALVELNTVKLRLYSIPNFAAIAFIVSVLGFLTSFILK, from the coding sequence ATGATTACTTCAATATTAAAATTAATTGTTCAAATTATAATAATATTATTGATTGCACCAATTTTTACTGGTGTTATTAAAGTATTGAAGGCTAAAGCACAGCATAAGATAGGACCGTCAATTTTTCAGCCATATTATAATTTGATTAAACTATTTAAAAAAGATTTAGTAGTTTCAAATACTTCATCATGGATTTACAATGTAGCTCCATATATATATTTTGTAACATCATTAACAGCCTTACTTTGCTTGCCATTAGTAAATCAGCTTGTAGGATTTACATTCTATACAGATTTATTAATTATTGTATATTTATTTGTTGCAGGTCGTGTGTTTATGGCATTAGCAGGCCTAGATACTGGTAGTGCATTTGGTGGAATGGGCAGTAGTAGAGAAATGCTGGTCTCTGCATTGGCAGAACCTGCATTATTTATTATAATTATTACTGTAAGTGCAAGAACTGATATTGCATCCACAAATGTTTCATCAATATATAATTATATGGTAAATCATACGGAATTAGCTTTTACGCCAATTAATCTATTATTGTTTGTTAGTATGTTAATGGTTTTAATAGCTGAATCTTCTAGAATTCCAGTCGATGATCCTTCTACTCATTTAGAACTTACAATGGTACATGAAGCAATGGTACTTGAATATTCGGGAAGGCACCTTGCTTTTATTGAGTTGGGAACACATATTAAGCAGCTTGTTTTTATGACATTTATGGCTAATATTCTAATTCCTGTAGGATTTAATGTAGCAAATATATTTTTGGGATTTGGAATCTACTTGTTAAAGATATTTGTGATTACTATACTAGTTGCACTTGTTGAATTAAATACTGTGAAACTTCGATTGTACAGTATTCCTAATTTTGCAGCAATAGCTTTTATAGTATCTGTTTTAGGCTTTTTAACTAGTTTTATTCTAAAATAA